DNA from Lactobacillus sp. ESL0791:
GAGCCGGTAAATCCAGTCTAACCAGTATTTTAGCAAAGTATTTAGGAACAAAACCATTCTACGAAAGCGTTGATAACAATCCCGTTTTGCCGCTTTTCTACGCTGATCCCAAAAAATATGCCTTTTTGTTGCAGGTGTTCTTCCTAAACACGCGTTTTCGCAGCATCAAAGATGCTTTAACCGAGGACAACAATGTTTTGGATCGGTCGATCTATGAAGATGCGCTTTTCTTCCAAATGAATGCCGATATCGGGCGGGCAACGTCCGAAGAAGTCGATACCTATTATGAATTGCTCAATAGTATGATGCGTGAACTTGAACATATGCCAAAAAAGAATCCAGATTTACTGGTGCACATCAACGTTTCATACGAAACAATGATCAAGCGTATTCAAAAACGAGGCCGGCCGTACGAACAGTTGAGCTATGATGCCACCCTGGAAGATTATTACAAACGTTTGCTGCGTTATTACAAGCCATGGTACAAAAAATACGATTATTCACCTAAAATGCAGATTGACGGTGACAAGTACGACTTCATCGCTAACGAAGACGACCGGCAAGTGGTCTTGAAACAAATTGTTGCCAAATTAAAAGAAGTTGGCAAACTTCCCGCAAGCTGGGATAAGTCCACCAGGGTTCAAATTTAGTTTTAATATTATTTTTATTTTTACTTGACATATATTTTTTAGCGTCTATAATTATAGTTAAATTAAAAGGTTATGAGCAGACTAGTAATATTACTTGGATTGACAGAGAGTGCCGGTTGCTGAAAAGGCATCAATCTCACAATATGAATCACACCTGCGAACCGTTTTTCTGAATTTAGTAAGAAATACCGGTGGTCCCGTTATCACTTCAGTTAAAGATTAGTTTTTTAGTTTTTGACTGGCTGAGGTTACTTGTGTGAGCAAGTAACGAAGCTGAGGTGGAATCACGCTATGTCGTCCTCTTAGACAAATTGTCTAAGAAGGCGGCTTTTTTATTTCAATAAATTATAGAAATTCCGGTAGTCCCGTTATCGCTGCGATTTTAGCATTTGCATTTTGTTTTCTAAAACCGCTTAAGGCTGTTTTACGCGAGTAGACAGTAAATTGAGGTGGAACCACGTTATAGCGCCCTCTAGGTATTAACCTAGAGGGCGTTTTTTACTTATTAAGGAGAAAAATATGAATTATATCAATTCAATCATGCCTGCACTGCTTTCAGGAGCAAAATTAACGTTAGTTTTATTCTTCTGGACATTAATCATTTCAATTCCGCTCGGAATAATTGTCAGTCTAGGGCTAATTTCACATTTCAAGCCGTTACAAGTGATCTTGAAGTTCTATATCTGGATCATGCGCGGCACGCCATTACTTTTACAGTTGATTTTTATCTTCTATGGTCTGCCAATTATCGGCATTATCTTTCAGCGTTACAACGCTGCTCTCTTTGCCTTCATTTTAAACTATACCGCTTATTTCGCAGAGATCTTCCGGGGCGGGTTTCAATCTGTTCCGGTCGGGCAATACGAAAGTGCACGGGTCTTAAGGCTTAATCGCTGGCAGACACTAACCCACATTATTATTCCCCAGGTAATAAAAATTGTTATCCCGTCAATCGGCAACGAAGTTATTAACCTAGTAAAAGACACCTCACTTGTTTATGTTATCGGCTTGGGCGATCTGCTCCGTGCAGGAAATGTTGCAACGGCGCGTGATGTTACATTAATTCCGCTAGTTTTAGTCGGTATTGTTTACCTAATGATGACGGGGATCGCTTCATACTTATTGCGTAAAATTGAAAGCAGTTATTCCAAGTGGAAATAATTAAGGAGAAAAATATGCTTGAATTAAAAGAAATCACAAAAAAATTTGGTTCACGGATAATTTTAAATAAGCTCAACCTTGTCATCCCCGATGGACAAATCCTTGCAATTGTGGGGCCATCAGGTGCTGGCAAAACCACCCTGCTGCGCTGCTTAAGCGGCCTCGAAAAAATTGATTCTGGTGAGTTTTTATGGAACAAAGAAAAATTCGATCCAGCAAATCCTGACAGCAGCAAACAAATCATTGGTGTGGTCTTTCAAAGTTACCAACTTTTCCCTAATTTAACCGTCATTAACAACATTACCCTAGCGCCGACTCTTGTCTTAAAAGAAACAAAAACAGCAGCACAGAAAAGAGCTAGACAATTATTGAAAGAGCTTGACCTAGAGGGCAAGGAAGACCTGTACCCATTTCAGCTTTCTGGCGGTCAGCAGCAGCGGGTAGCGATTGCCCGCGCCTTAGCAATGCAGCCGCAAATTTTATGTTACGATGAGCCCACTTCAGCCTTAGACCCAAGTCTGCGCGTAAAAGTTGGTGAAATCATCCTGCAGCTAAAGAAAAACAATAACATGACCCAGATTATCGTCACCCACGATATGGATTTTGCCAGTCAGGTCGCCGATAAAATTTTTACAGTGAAAGCATTAGACAATGAGGAGGTAAATTAATTGAAAGCGAAACGTTTTTTATCCTTTTTACTTATTTTACTTTGTACGTTTTGTCTAGCCGGCTGTCGTGATATTTCCGTTGGCAAGCGGGCAAGCGCAACCGACAACTGGACGCGCTTGAAAAAACGGGGCTATGTCACCGTCGGTGTTGATGACACTTTTATTCCAATGGGCTTTCGCCAAAAAAACGGACAATTGGTCGGCTATGATGTCGATTTGGCAAATGCAGTTTTCAAATTATACGGCATGAAGGTCAGTTTTCAGACAATTGATTGGTCCATGAACACAACCGAACTGCGCAATGGCACAATTGACTTAATTTGGAACGGTTTCAGCAAAACTCCTGAACGTGAGGCCAAGGTTAGTTTCAGCAAAACCTACCTTTATGCCAGTGAAAATCTTGTCTCACTGAAAAAAAATAAGATCAACTCACCCGCTGCAATGAAAGACAAGTCTTTAGGGGCACAAAACGGTTCTTCTGGTTACAACGATATTATGAAATATCCGCAAATTTTTAAAAACCGGATCAAAGACCATGAGCCTATCCTCTACGATTCATTTACAAATGCCTTTATCGATCTGAATGCTGGCCGAATTCAAGGCTTGCTAATTGACAGTACATATGCCGATTATTATATTTCCCGTCAAAAACACCCCGAAAATTATACGGAAGTTTCCGGAATTTTTAAAAGAGATGCATTCGGTGTCGGCATCCGTAAAAGTGATGTCACCCTACGAAAAAAAATTAACCAAGGACTGGAAAAACTCGCACAAAATGGCACACTTGCCAAGATCAACCACAAATGGTTCGGCAACAAGGCTGATACACCATTATTAAAAAATAAAAAAGCAACTCGCTAGATAAACCATTAAAACAATATTCCCCATAATTATCGACATTTCTTGGCTTCCTTTTTGATCTAAATAAACATAGCTCATATTTTCTTATTTTTATACAAATATATGTTATCAAATAATAAATTTATCTTTAATTTTATTATTCTTTAATCATGGTTTTGATAAATAGCTTACAATTAAATTACCATAATAATTAATTTGTATTTGAGGTGAATTTTATGAAACTGAACAAGAAACTAATAATTACTACAACTGCTGCTATATTAGCCTTAGGTGTTAGTGTACCAGTAATTGAACATTCTGCTACTTCTGCATTGGCTGCTACTTCAAGTACTAATACGATGCAGCTAGCTCATGGTGCTTATGTTTACAATAAAAATGGAAAAAGGCTTAAAAAATATCGTGGCAGCCGATATAAAACCCATTTGCGTAAAGGTGCTAATGTGCAATATGCAGGTACAGTTGAATCAATTAAGCGTGATAGTAAGCAATACTATCTTTTGAATGATGATAATTACAATCAGTCATGGCTGCCTTATAGAAAAGTCAAGGGTAAATATTATTACAGCATTGGTCATGGCGGCTACATTAACGCTGCTAATGTCAGTAAAATTAATGGTCAGCCGCTCTACGTGGCAAATGCTACTGTTAAAATTACTAATACCCGTTCAACTAAACCGTATACTGTTGGTACTGGCAAAGACACTCGTACTATAAAAAATGGTGAATCTGTCAAAATAGATGGCATTACTTCAGCAATAAGTGATCCGACGAATATTCTTAAATATAAAATTAGCGGTACCACAGATGCTCTTTTTCAAGCATCCATCGTCACAAATAAGCCTAGGCAAAGACTAAGAGCCTATACTAATTATACCTATGTTACTTTTAAGAAACATGCAGGTACTTATGATAGTCACGGCATTGCTCAAAAAGTTACTGGTCCACGTTCAACATTTTTAAAGAATGACTTGTATCCTGTAGAAGATGAAGTATACCTATGGGTTGCTAATGAAAATAAGGCTGAATTATTTTATTTATTAAAAGATTCATGGGGTACACCTCGATTTTTTGCAAATTATGCAGGAAATGACTTTGGCGGTCTAATATATATCAAAGCAACAGATGTTACATATTATTCAGGACCCTACTTGGTACCAACTAATACAACTGAACAAGCAAAAACAGATGCTGCAGTAGCAACTAAGGTAGACAAACAGGAATTACAAAAATTGATTGATCAAGAAAAAACAGTTAAGGCAAATGCTAACTATACCAACTCATTCTATGATTCTTATGCGTTTCAGTATGATGCTGCATTAAAACTTGCAAAAAACATTAATCAGTCAACTACATCAACTATTTTTGAAGTTAAAACCGTAAGCTCAATATTAAATAAAGCGCAAACTGTATTACTTAATATGACAATTGATCAAGAAGAAAGTGATAAAATTTTAAATACTACTTCTCCTTATTTTGATTCCTTGTCAATCCCAACTGATGGAGAATAATATTTATCATAATTTTTTATATAAGTGTCTGGGAAAACTGTGCTTTTAAAAAATATTATTTAAGAGCAATTATTAAAGTCGAATATTATTATAAATATCTTTAAATTTTGTAACTTTTTATAGTGTAATCTAGACAAAAAATTGTATCAGAAAAGGAATGTTAGTTTTTTATTCTAACATTCCTTTTTGATTTGAGTTTTTTTCCTAGACACTTATTATTTTCGTAATACTAATCAATTATGAAGTGCTAAATAATTTTCAGCGTTTCGCAGGTCTGTAATCGAAAGTTGTCCTGGAGCAGAAGTTTTTCCTACTGCACCAAATGACAAACTAGAACCAAATACCTGCCCAGAGACGCGTGTTACTTTGCCTAGGTCACCCATTGCCATTGTAATCAATGGGTTTTCTATTGCCTGATGAACCTCATTAGTTGCTTCAAGCAAAATCAAAACATCTTTTGCAGTGTGCGGCATACAGGCCATTTTCACAACATCTGCCTGTAATTCCGACATTTTCTTCAAGCGGAATACAATAACATCTTTAGGGGGAACTTTTTCAAAATCATGATTACTCATAATTACAACTAGATTATAGTTATGTGCCAACTGAACAAGCGACTTTATTTTTTCTTCTTCATGAAACAATTCAATATCAATTGCATCACCCAAGCGATTTTCAATAATTGCTTGTAATAAGTTTAAATAATTATCATCGCTTAATTCTAAAACACCACCTTCATTTTTAGTTCTAAAAGTCACTAGAATAGGTAAATTGTCAACAATTTGCCGTATTTTTTTAGAAGTAGAAATGAGTTTATTGATGTCGCTAATTCCTGCAGCATAATAATCAATCCGCCATTCCATCAGATCTGGTTTGGCAGCAACAATTTCTTTGGCGAAAGAAAGAATTTCTTCTTCATTAGTACCCACATTAGGAACTGCTATTTTCGGCTGGCCTTCACCCAAGACAATATTTCTAATTTTTACTGTTGACATTATCTTAGCCTCAATTATTTATTTTCATCAGAGAACATGATTTCACGAATATAATCAGTCGGCATGTCCTTATCTGTCCACAACTTAAACGAAGCGGCACCTTGGTCAATCATCATGCCGATTCCATCAAAGATATGTTCAACACCAGCTTTTTCGGCAACTTTCATTAACTTAGTTGTCCTTGGCGCATAAACCGTATCAAAGACAACCATATCCTTATGGAACCATGACGGATCTTCAACCAAAGTTTTATCTTCTAACGGCTTCATACCAACACCAGTTGCATCACAATAAATATCACTGCTGGCGATTGCTTCCTTAAAGGCAGCTTGATCTGCTAAATCCGTCAAAGAAACTTTACAGTCTGTTTTTTCTCTAATGATTTTGACTGTCTTCTCAGCCCGAGCCCATTTATCATCTTTAATATTAAAAATTTTAATTTCTTTAACACCGTCTAAAGCTGATTGAACAGCAATTGGCGTTGCGGCACCGCCTGCACCAGCCAAAGTCATGACCTTATCTTTAATATCAATTCCTTCATCTTTAAGTGATTGAACAAAACCAATGCCGTCTGTTGTATAACCAGTTAAAATCCCATGATCATTAACAATCGTGTTGACAGCATCACACATTTCTGAAGCCGGTGATAATTTATCCAAATATTTGATAACCTCTTTTTTATTAGGCATTGAGACATTTGAGCCCCGCATATCTAATGTACGAATTGCATCAACAGCTCCTTTAAGCTTATCATTGCCAATTTCAAAACAAAGATAGGCAAAATTCAATCCTAATTTTGCAAAAGCATTATTATGCATTGTCGGTGACATTGAATGCCGAATAGGGTATGCCATTAACCCAATTAAATAAGTATGTCCATCTAACCAGCCTGTAATCGGTCCATTTACACCTGTAATTTTATTAGTCATTATTTTTCTCCTTAATAAATTTAATCTTACTTACTCAACACACCAGAAACTGCCGCTGCACTATTTTTTATTTTGCACTATAACAATTAGTATTGTCAGCTGCTTCAGTTCCAGCAACAAAACCAGATGCGTAACTCCATGAATTCATCATGCTTGGCATCGAATCATGGCCATTAGCACCACCAACAATTTCACCAGCAGCATAAAAATTGGCAACTGGTTTAAACGCAGTATCGAGTAACTGCATTTTTTCGGTTGTTTCATAGCCGCCCAAAGTAGTACAAAAACGTAACTTTTGTTCAATCACATAATATGTATCACCTTCAAATGTATGCATAAACTGAGCAGGGCGCCCAAATTCCAGATCTTTTCCCGTCTTAACATAATTTTCATAATTATCCAGCGTAGTTTTCAAATCAGCATAATCAATACCAGACTTTTGTGCAGCTTCTTTCAAGCTTCCCTTAACCAGTACCGGACTCTTTTGTCCCTCTAAAGCAAAGAACCCTTCTACTTCATCTGCGGTAAATCCATACTTAAGCAGCAGTTCGTAAAACCGCTCCCACGTTCTTTGATCCATCACAATAAAGGCAACTTGATCTTTTTGCGCGGCAATTGCGTCCCTGAAATGCGTATATGGCGCCGATTCATTGACAATCCGCTTACCTGCATGATTAACAAAAATCGCACCCATGTCAGTTGCTTCTTTTGTTGAATAGGTTGTCAGCTTGGCAATTCCAGGTGTAACTTCCAATCCATGCGGGTAAATCTTATACCAGTCAAGATTACGCGTTGCCAGGTTCATATTTTTAGCGAAATCAAAGTAATCTCCCGTTGAAGTCATCGGACCGTAATACGGAATCGTTGTCTTATGCTGCTTGTAGTCTCTTGCGCCCCAGCCACCGGCAGCCATGATTAATGATTTAAAATTAATGGTGGTTGTTTGGTGCTTGCCTTTAGCAACTAACGAAACCAATTTACCCGTGCTATCTTTAGTTAACTGTTCCACTCTTGCATCAAATAAAATTTTGCCGCCTTTTTCTTCAAAAGCCTTAGCTACTTTGGTCACAATCTCATAAGAGCTTTGCGTTGGCATTTCTACTTGCCGGTCAACAGTGTGTTCAACCGTTTGCGTTTCGGCTTTTTGATACTTTAAATTGGCAAATTCAGAAATGAAGTCAATCGCCTTGCCAATATTATTAACCAGTAATTTAGATAATTCTGGATAATTAGTTCCCCGGCTCTCACGCGTGATATCTGCAAGCAAAAGTTCAGGTGAATCTTTTTTAGCATCTTCTTTAAACAACTGCTCTGCTATTTTCGAATCTGTTGCCACGACGTTCGAGCCATTTAAAATTGTCGCACCGCCAAGGTAGCCATTCTTCTCTAAAACTACAACACTCTTACCTAATGATAATGCACGTGCTGCAGCCATCAATCCAGCCATTCCCGATCCAATTACCGCAACATCAACAGTAAGTGTTTTTTCTTCATAACCGGCATTCTTCGAACTTGTTGCTGCTTGAAAGTGATTTTCAGCCAATGCTTTTTTACCGGAATCAATTATCGCTTCAGTCATAATTGATGCACCAGAAACGGCATCTACGTCAAAACTTTGATTAGCAATAACTTCTTTTTTTAATTTTGCAAATGCCTGATCAAAAATTGCCGGTGTTTCTGAACTTTTAGTCACCTTAAGATCATCAATATGCTGCTTAGTAACATCAATTTCAAAGTCTATTTGGCCATTACGTCCAGTTGCTTGCGCCTTTATTTTTTTATCTGTCATATTAAAGAAGCTCCTTTTTTACAAAATTTTTATCTATCCTTCAATATTAAACTGACGGCTACGGCTAATTAAAACAACTGCCAAAATTACTGAAATAAGTGTAATAATTGCAGTAATCCAAAATACAAGTAATGTACTGACTGCATTAGCTTTTAACACAAAGGCTGCCACTAATGGTGCCACAAAATAAACAACTGCGGGTGCAAAACTGTAGTAAGAAGTGATCTTCCCGTGTCCTTGTGGAAAGTACGACGTTAACACTGATAGACCAACTTGCCAAACTCCACCTGCCGCAAAAAAGCCAACTAGCAGCGCCCCAATTTCACCTGCAAGCAGTGAAGGTTTTAATACCATAAACAGTAATCCTAGAGCGGAAATAGTAGAATAAATTGCAATTAAGTACAAGCGTTTAATTTTTGTAACCAAGGCCGAGGTCACAAATACTGAAATTAATGATGCAATTGAATACCAAGAAACTAATTGATTAGCATTAATGGCCGATTCCTTTAACACATATTGGCCATAATACGGTGCATACAATGAAAAAATATAAAAAGTAAAGCACAGAGTAAAACCAAGTGTAATAATCATTGCGCCATCAACTGCTAATTTAGGCTGCTTGCCACTTTGTTCAGCAGTACTTGCAGCAGTTTCCTTTGCTGTTTCAGCCTGCGGTGCAAAAGCCGCTCTTAACGTAATTATGCCGTCAAGAACCAAAAGTGCTGTTAAAGCAAGAGCAGTAACCTTAGGATCTTTAACTAGCTTTACCCAAAACGGAAACAGCATTTGCATTATCTGCATTGCAGCCTTTACAAATGAATTCATCGTCGCAGTTTTATCAGGAAACGCATCTGCCAAAGCCGGATAGCCTGCAGTATCGCCAAAAGAATTAGTAGCGCCGAAAAACATGGCAGCAATTCCAGCAATCCAAACATTATTGGCATAAGCTGCACCAAGTAAAAATATGATATCGCAGCCTAGTGCAATAAGTAACGTTTTTCTACGACCAATCTTATCAGAAATTGCTCCAGCAAATAAAATTGTGATAATCCGGCCAAGTCCAACCATCGCCATGACAATCGAAATTGCCATTCCACTGGCATTCCAAGCTTTAGCTAATACTTGCCGGTACTGACTAATAAAAATAGTGGCTGCTCCAACTGCTGCGTAATTCAAATACACAGACGTTGCAGCACCTATATAACTTTTATGTTCTTTCATAAACCTACCCTCTTAAATCAAAACTTTGTTAACGCATACACAAGTTAATATACCCCAATTTCAATAATAAGAATAATTGATTATCCCTTAATAAATATATATTATAACTATATTTAAAAGCGCCATCATTCTTGCTCTGACTTAATCTTTTATTGAATAACTAAAGAAAAGAACAACCATTTCCCAAATTTTAATTAAACAGGTTTACTAAATAATACTTATGTAACCAAAAATTAAAAATTGTTACTACAATTGTTAGTAAACAGGTTAAATTAGGCCAAACTTAAAGCGAAAACGAGGTTAACCCTTACTCATTTATTCCTTAACTAGCCATGAATGGTACAACTTCACTTTTTTATTACTTATCTTTATTGCTTTTGTTTAAGCTATTATAATTTTTCTTGATACTTAAATGATAAAACTGGGAGCGAACAATAAGCGGCAGGTTTAGGCAGCATAAAAATACCGGTGAAGAAACAATATCTTCACCGGCAATTATTATCAGAGTCGCATTTTTCAAATTTCTTATTTTAAATTAAATCTCTCAATGATCAAATCAACATATTCTTTCTGAGCGGGATCGGTAATTTTAAACTGCTTTATTGTTCCTGAAATCGGACGCAGATTTTCATCAACAGCCACATAAGTAAATACAGCCTCACCAATTAGCTCAGTTTTATCTTCCGTAAGATTTACCCGATTAACAGCCGCATAAATCGTCATCGTTTTGGGGGTTGTTTTTATAAGCGAAATACAAAAATTAAGGTGATCGCCAGCATAACTTTTTTTCAAAAAAACAAATTTATCAATTCGTCCAGTTAAAATTCGTGTATGACAATACGAATTAGCAAACAATCCCATTGCTGAATCAACTTGGTCTAAGATTGTTCCTCCATGAGTAATATTCATATGGTTCAGCATCTTTGCTGTCACAAAATAATCTCCCATTTGTCGTTTAAAAAATTTATTACTCATTATGTGCACTGCCTACCTTTCAGCCATTTCTTTTAAAATGTACTTTTTTATTTTACCATTTG
Protein-coding regions in this window:
- a CDS encoding shikimate dehydrogenase, with the protein product MTNKITGVNGPITGWLDGHTYLIGLMAYPIRHSMSPTMHNNAFAKLGLNFAYLCFEIGNDKLKGAVDAIRTLDMRGSNVSMPNKKEVIKYLDKLSPASEMCDAVNTIVNDHGILTGYTTDGIGFVQSLKDEGIDIKDKVMTLAGAGGAATPIAVQSALDGVKEIKIFNIKDDKWARAEKTVKIIREKTDCKVSLTDLADQAAFKEAIASSDIYCDATGVGMKPLEDKTLVEDPSWFHKDMVVFDTVYAPRTTKLMKVAEKAGVEHIFDGIGMMIDQGAASFKLWTDKDMPTDYIREIMFSDENK
- a CDS encoding FAD-dependent oxidoreductase, translating into MTDKKIKAQATGRNGQIDFEIDVTKQHIDDLKVTKSSETPAIFDQAFAKLKKEVIANQSFDVDAVSGASIMTEAIIDSGKKALAENHFQAATSSKNAGYEEKTLTVDVAVIGSGMAGLMAAARALSLGKSVVVLEKNGYLGGATILNGSNVVATDSKIAEQLFKEDAKKDSPELLLADITRESRGTNYPELSKLLVNNIGKAIDFISEFANLKYQKAETQTVEHTVDRQVEMPTQSSYEIVTKVAKAFEEKGGKILFDARVEQLTKDSTGKLVSLVAKGKHQTTTINFKSLIMAAGGWGARDYKQHKTTIPYYGPMTSTGDYFDFAKNMNLATRNLDWYKIYPHGLEVTPGIAKLTTYSTKEATDMGAIFVNHAGKRIVNESAPYTHFRDAIAAQKDQVAFIVMDQRTWERFYELLLKYGFTADEVEGFFALEGQKSPVLVKGSLKEAAQKSGIDYADLKTTLDNYENYVKTGKDLEFGRPAQFMHTFEGDTYYVIEQKLRFCTTLGGYETTEKMQLLDTAFKPVANFYAAGEIVGGANGHDSMPSMMNSWSYASGFVAGTEAADNTNCYSAK
- a CDS encoding SLAP domain-containing protein, producing the protein MKLNKKLIITTTAAILALGVSVPVIEHSATSALAATSSTNTMQLAHGAYVYNKNGKRLKKYRGSRYKTHLRKGANVQYAGTVESIKRDSKQYYLLNDDNYNQSWLPYRKVKGKYYYSIGHGGYINAANVSKINGQPLYVANATVKITNTRSTKPYTVGTGKDTRTIKNGESVKIDGITSAISDPTNILKYKISGTTDALFQASIVTNKPRQRLRAYTNYTYVTFKKHAGTYDSHGIAQKVTGPRSTFLKNDLYPVEDEVYLWVANENKAELFYLLKDSWGTPRFFANYAGNDFGGLIYIKATDVTYYSGPYLVPTNTTEQAKTDAAVATKVDKQELQKLIDQEKTVKANANYTNSFYDSYAFQYDAALKLAKNINQSTTSTIFEVKTVSSILNKAQTVLLNMTIDQEESDKILNTTSPYFDSLSIPTDGE
- a CDS encoding deoxynucleoside kinase, which gives rise to MTVIVLSGPIGAGKSSLTSILAKYLGTKPFYESVDNNPVLPLFYADPKKYAFLLQVFFLNTRFRSIKDALTEDNNVLDRSIYEDALFFQMNADIGRATSEEVDTYYELLNSMMRELEHMPKKNPDLLVHINVSYETMIKRIQKRGRPYEQLSYDATLEDYYKRLLRYYKPWYKKYDYSPKMQIDGDKYDFIANEDDRQVVLKQIVAKLKEVGKLPASWDKSTRVQI
- a CDS encoding acyl-CoA thioesterase yields the protein MSNKFFKRQMGDYFVTAKMLNHMNITHGGTILDQVDSAMGLFANSYCHTRILTGRIDKFVFLKKSYAGDHLNFCISLIKTTPKTMTIYAAVNRVNLTEDKTELIGEAVFTYVAVDENLRPISGTIKQFKITDPAQKEYVDLIIERFNLK
- a CDS encoding amino acid ABC transporter ATP-binding protein, yielding MLELKEITKKFGSRIILNKLNLVIPDGQILAIVGPSGAGKTTLLRCLSGLEKIDSGEFLWNKEKFDPANPDSSKQIIGVVFQSYQLFPNLTVINNITLAPTLVLKETKTAAQKRARQLLKELDLEGKEDLYPFQLSGGQQQRVAIARALAMQPQILCYDEPTSALDPSLRVKVGEIILQLKKNNNMTQIIVTHDMDFASQVADKIFTVKALDNEEVN
- the aroD gene encoding type I 3-dehydroquinate dehydratase, with amino-acid sequence MSTVKIRNIVLGEGQPKIAVPNVGTNEEEILSFAKEIVAAKPDLMEWRIDYYAAGISDINKLISTSKKIRQIVDNLPILVTFRTKNEGGVLELSDDNYLNLLQAIIENRLGDAIDIELFHEEEKIKSLVQLAHNYNLVVIMSNHDFEKVPPKDVIVFRLKKMSELQADVVKMACMPHTAKDVLILLEATNEVHQAIENPLITMAMGDLGKVTRVSGQVFGSSLSFGAVGKTSAPGQLSITDLRNAENYLALHN
- a CDS encoding MFS transporter, whose product is MKEHKSYIGAATSVYLNYAAVGAATIFISQYRQVLAKAWNASGMAISIVMAMVGLGRIITILFAGAISDKIGRRKTLLIALGCDIIFLLGAAYANNVWIAGIAAMFFGATNSFGDTAGYPALADAFPDKTATMNSFVKAAMQIMQMLFPFWVKLVKDPKVTALALTALLVLDGIITLRAAFAPQAETAKETAASTAEQSGKQPKLAVDGAMIITLGFTLCFTFYIFSLYAPYYGQYVLKESAINANQLVSWYSIASLISVFVTSALVTKIKRLYLIAIYSTISALGLLFMVLKPSLLAGEIGALLVGFFAAGGVWQVGLSVLTSYFPQGHGKITSYYSFAPAVVYFVAPLVAAFVLKANAVSTLLVFWITAIITLISVILAVVLISRSRQFNIEG
- a CDS encoding amino acid ABC transporter substrate-binding protein, encoding MKAKRFLSFLLILLCTFCLAGCRDISVGKRASATDNWTRLKKRGYVTVGVDDTFIPMGFRQKNGQLVGYDVDLANAVFKLYGMKVSFQTIDWSMNTTELRNGTIDLIWNGFSKTPEREAKVSFSKTYLYASENLVSLKKNKINSPAAMKDKSLGAQNGSSGYNDIMKYPQIFKNRIKDHEPILYDSFTNAFIDLNAGRIQGLLIDSTYADYYISRQKHPENYTEVSGIFKRDAFGVGIRKSDVTLRKKINQGLEKLAQNGTLAKINHKWFGNKADTPLLKNKKATR
- a CDS encoding amino acid ABC transporter permease; protein product: MNYINSIMPALLSGAKLTLVLFFWTLIISIPLGIIVSLGLISHFKPLQVILKFYIWIMRGTPLLLQLIFIFYGLPIIGIIFQRYNAALFAFILNYTAYFAEIFRGGFQSVPVGQYESARVLRLNRWQTLTHIIIPQVIKIVIPSIGNEVINLVKDTSLVYVIGLGDLLRAGNVATARDVTLIPLVLVGIVYLMMTGIASYLLRKIESSYSKWK